Proteins encoded together in one Neobacillus sp. FSL H8-0543 window:
- a CDS encoding PRC-barrel domain-containing protein, whose amino-acid sequence MRTFSLIKGQPIFETRSGSKIGEVTDLCIIDGMVKGLMVKKGVFFKQNYYLDIHNVSSFGWDGVMIEDNDQLEKLKTIPEYTINHQHSLSGKMLLSRSGESLGLLEDVYFHEELGTIVGYEITDGFFSDITEGKQVIQSETPPAIGKDAIIVDVNHT is encoded by the coding sequence TTGCGAACATTTTCCTTAATAAAAGGGCAGCCAATTTTTGAAACGAGATCAGGATCAAAAATCGGTGAAGTAACTGACTTGTGTATTATAGACGGAATGGTCAAAGGATTAATGGTAAAAAAAGGCGTATTCTTCAAACAAAACTACTATCTAGACATTCATAATGTATCTTCTTTTGGCTGGGATGGGGTAATGATTGAAGATAATGACCAATTAGAAAAACTAAAAACAATTCCAGAATATACAATTAACCATCAGCATTCCTTAAGCGGTAAAATGCTTCTATCAAGAAGCGGAGAATCACTTGGTCTGCTGGAGGATGTATATTTTCATGAAGAATTGGGCACAATCGTAGGGTACGAAATCACGGATGGTTTCTTTTCGGATATTACGGAAGGTAAACAAGTAATACAATCTGAGACGCCCCCAGCGATCGGAAAGGATGCCATCATTGTTGACGTAAATCATACGTGA
- a CDS encoding Rrf2 family transcriptional regulator — MKISTKGRYGLTIMIELAKNYGEGPTSLKAIAQANGLSEHYLEQLIAPLRNAGLVRSIRGAYGGYVLALEPSKITAGDVIRVLEGPITLVEGLEDEGPAQRELWIRIRDAIKGVLDQTTLTDLASHSEDGEIDGYMFYI, encoded by the coding sequence ATGAAAATTTCGACGAAAGGCCGTTATGGCCTTACGATCATGATTGAACTTGCAAAAAATTATGGTGAGGGTCCTACATCCTTAAAAGCCATTGCTCAGGCTAATGGTTTATCGGAACATTATCTTGAACAATTAATTGCCCCGCTCCGAAATGCGGGATTGGTAAGAAGTATCCGTGGAGCGTACGGCGGTTATGTTCTTGCCCTAGAACCTTCAAAAATTACTGCAGGTGATGTGATTCGTGTCCTTGAAGGACCAATCACACTTGTTGAGGGACTAGAAGATGAGGGTCCCGCACAGCGGGAACTTTGGATTCGAATTCGTGATGCGATTAAGGGCGTTCTTGATCAGACCACGCTCACTGATCTGGCAAGTCATAGCGAAGACGGTGAAATAGACGGTTATATGTTTTATATTTAA
- a CDS encoding tetratricopeptide repeat protein, producing the protein MDKNQLGVQYMQEGKWEEAAKIFNEVIEENPQDAIAYINFGNVLSAVGDDEKALKFYEKAIQLDENAAAAYYSAGNIYFSNEKFETAKDMFEHAMKKGLHSSDNYFMLGLTLVQLDQGKFALPYLQRSVELNEEDAEACFQYGLCLAQLELIDEAIVQLEKCLKLDAEHSDAYYNLGVSYAFKEDAKKALAMFEKALEIQPDHLLAGYAKKLIEKGQ; encoded by the coding sequence ATGGATAAAAACCAATTAGGTGTACAATACATGCAAGAAGGAAAATGGGAAGAGGCAGCGAAGATTTTTAATGAAGTAATTGAAGAAAATCCACAAGATGCCATCGCCTATATTAACTTTGGAAATGTGCTTTCTGCGGTAGGTGACGATGAAAAGGCATTGAAATTTTATGAGAAGGCAATCCAGTTAGATGAAAATGCCGCTGCGGCTTACTATAGTGCGGGTAATATATATTTCAGCAATGAAAAATTTGAGACAGCGAAAGATATGTTTGAACATGCCATGAAAAAAGGGCTTCATTCCAGTGACAATTACTTCATGTTAGGTCTGACACTTGTGCAGTTGGATCAGGGAAAATTTGCCCTTCCATATTTGCAGAGAAGTGTCGAGTTGAATGAAGAGGACGCTGAAGCATGTTTTCAATATGGATTATGCCTAGCGCAGCTGGAATTAATTGACGAGGCGATAGTGCAATTAGAGAAGTGCCTTAAGTTAGATGCAGAACATTCAGACGCATACTATAATCTTGGGGTTTCCTATGCCTTCAAAGAAGATGCAAAAAAGGCATTAGCAATGTTTGAGAAAGCACTTGAAATACAGCCAGACCATCTTTTAGCCGGATATGCGAAAAAGCTAATAGAAAAAGGTCAGTAA
- a CDS encoding ABC transporter permease, which produces MLNLIRNEWMKIFRRPGTYVMLAILLLIVAITGAFMKYQENGTDQNHNEDWKTVLVQENEALKSQLDSSPMKVEQDYYKKQIAINEYRIEHDIPFREKYNSWSFVKDSSEIIILAGLFTIIVSAGIVASEFTWGTIKLLLIRPINRSKILLSKYLTVLLFALLLVVSLFVFSAVLGTILFGLPEQAIPYLNYFDGQVTEQHMVIYLINYYGLASIEMIMLATMAFMISSVFRNSSLAIGLSIFLMFMGSSLTGLLSMKFTWAKYILFANTNLMQYFEGAPLVEGMTITFSIIMILVYFVIFQFLAFYVFNKRDVAA; this is translated from the coding sequence GTGCTTAATTTAATACGAAATGAATGGATGAAGATTTTTAGAAGACCGGGTACATATGTAATGCTTGCTATTTTGTTGTTAATTGTTGCCATTACGGGTGCATTTATGAAGTACCAAGAAAATGGAACGGATCAGAATCATAACGAGGATTGGAAGACAGTACTAGTTCAGGAAAATGAGGCATTAAAGAGTCAGTTAGATTCAAGTCCGATGAAAGTCGAACAGGATTATTATAAAAAGCAAATTGCCATTAACGAGTATCGAATCGAGCATGATATTCCTTTTAGAGAAAAATATAATAGTTGGTCGTTCGTAAAGGATAGTTCAGAAATTATCATATTGGCTGGCTTGTTTACAATTATTGTTTCCGCCGGGATTGTCGCAAGTGAATTTACTTGGGGGACAATTAAGCTATTATTAATTCGGCCAATTAATCGAAGCAAAATATTATTATCAAAGTATTTGACAGTATTACTGTTTGCCTTGTTGCTGGTTGTGTCCTTATTTGTCTTTTCTGCGGTACTAGGGACGATTCTCTTTGGATTGCCGGAACAAGCCATACCTTATTTAAATTATTTTGATGGACAAGTAACCGAGCAGCATATGGTGATTTATTTAATCAATTACTATGGGTTGGCTTCTATTGAGATGATTATGCTGGCAACGATGGCATTCATGATATCCTCTGTTTTCAGGAACAGTTCCTTAGCAATTGGGTTATCAATATTTTTAATGTTTATGGGTTCTTCACTAACTGGTTTATTATCGATGAAATTTACATGGGCAAAATATATTTTGTTTGCGAATACAAACTTAATGCAGTATTTCGAAGGAGCACCATTAGTTGAAGGGATGACAATTACCTTCTCAATCATCATGATCCTTGTTTACTTCGTGATTTTTCAATTTCTCGCCTTCTATGTTTTTAACAAGCGAGACGTTGCTGCATAA
- the mnmA gene encoding tRNA 2-thiouridine(34) synthase MnmA, which produces METKDRKNTRVVVGMSGGVDSSVAALLLKQQGYDVIGIFMKNWDDTDEFGVCTATEDYNDVIRVCNQIGIPYYAVNFEKQYWDKVFTYFLEEYKAGRTPNPDVMCNKEIKFKAFLEHAMNLGADYLATGHYAQVEFRDGEYKMVRGLDENKDQTYFLNQLTQDMLSKVMFPIGNLEKPRVREIAKEANLATATKKDSTGICFIGERNFKEFLGQYLPAQSGNMETFDGTVMGRHEGLMYHTIGQRHGLGIGGAGEPWFAIGKDLKRNVLYVGQGFHHEKLYSDSIIATDVSWVSNSEKPVEFECTAKFRYRQEDHKVTVRLLEDNKVNVVFHEPLRAITPGQAVVFYNGDECLGGGTIDEVYKDGQRLTYVG; this is translated from the coding sequence GTGGAAACTAAGGATAGAAAAAATACAAGAGTAGTTGTTGGGATGTCAGGCGGAGTGGATTCTTCCGTTGCTGCACTTTTATTAAAGCAACAGGGGTATGACGTCATCGGCATCTTCATGAAAAACTGGGATGATACAGACGAGTTCGGAGTGTGTACCGCAACAGAGGATTATAACGATGTGATTCGTGTATGTAATCAAATTGGTATCCCTTATTATGCAGTTAATTTCGAAAAACAATATTGGGACAAGGTTTTTACCTATTTCCTTGAAGAATACAAGGCGGGAAGAACTCCGAATCCGGATGTTATGTGTAATAAGGAAATCAAATTTAAGGCGTTTCTTGAGCATGCGATGAATCTGGGTGCTGATTATCTTGCAACTGGTCATTATGCACAGGTGGAGTTTCGTGATGGCGAGTACAAAATGGTCCGTGGCTTAGATGAAAATAAGGACCAAACCTACTTCTTAAATCAATTAACGCAGGATATGCTCAGTAAAGTCATGTTCCCGATTGGTAATCTTGAAAAACCAAGAGTACGGGAAATTGCTAAAGAGGCAAATCTTGCGACAGCAACGAAAAAAGATAGTACCGGTATTTGCTTTATTGGTGAACGGAACTTTAAAGAGTTTCTTGGCCAATATCTTCCGGCACAATCGGGAAATATGGAAACCTTTGATGGTACCGTTATGGGCAGGCATGAAGGCTTAATGTATCATACAATTGGTCAGCGCCATGGATTAGGGATTGGCGGTGCCGGTGAACCTTGGTTTGCTATTGGCAAGGATTTAAAAAGAAATGTTCTTTATGTTGGACAAGGATTCCATCATGAAAAACTTTATTCCGATTCAATTATTGCTACTGACGTTAGTTGGGTATCGAACAGTGAAAAACCTGTAGAATTCGAATGTACGGCAAAATTCAGATACCGTCAGGAAGACCACAAAGTTACCGTCCGTCTTCTTGAAGACAATAAAGTGAACGTGGTTTTTCATGAACCACTTCGTGCAATTACCCCAGGTCAAGCCGTTGTTTTTTATAATGGTGATGAATGTCTTGGTGGCGGCACAATCGATGAAGTTTATAAAGATGGTCAACGTTTGACGTATGTAGGGTAG
- a CDS encoding YrzQ family protein produces the protein MNKVMTSVIALGVGVAAYNIAQRNNMMSGRQMKKMQRKVKRALF, from the coding sequence ATGAATAAAGTTATGACTTCAGTAATTGCGTTGGGTGTTGGTGTAGCAGCATATAACATCGCTCAAAGAAATAACATGATGTCTGGCCGTCAGATGAAAAAAATGCAAAGAAAAGTAAAAAGAGCATTATTCTAA
- a CDS encoding AI-2E family transporter — protein sequence MDIRMKWFYRIGFFLLLLIAVYVFLKIRFVWLPVVKIILIIVFPFFIGGFITYLLHPIVEKLHEKGLHRGIAIFLIYFLFFGGIGFALYKGIPALIAQLRDLSESAPILAEQYRDWIKILQSHTREWPDGLQEEINKGIIAFENKLDSLLSVIVDILLSFLNSAILIVIIPFIAFYMLKDFHLMKRAAWYMTPKKWRRKGTKFLKDVDESLGGYIRGQLLVCVIIGTVSAILFWIFDLKYPLILGLVIAITNVIPYFGPIIGAVPAIVIAATTSGKMVFITIAIVFGLQFIEGNILSPYIVGKSLHMHPLIIMAALTGGGEIGGIIGMILAVPTLAILKVGIIHAKNHLSHINTE from the coding sequence TTGGATATTCGCATGAAATGGTTTTATCGAATTGGTTTTTTTCTTTTATTATTAATTGCTGTTTATGTATTCCTTAAAATTCGTTTTGTTTGGCTTCCGGTTGTTAAAATCATTCTGATTATCGTCTTTCCTTTTTTTATCGGAGGGTTTATTACCTATTTGCTCCATCCTATTGTTGAAAAACTCCATGAAAAAGGCTTACACCGCGGAATTGCCATATTTCTTATTTATTTTCTATTTTTTGGAGGGATTGGATTTGCCCTTTATAAAGGTATCCCAGCATTAATCGCACAATTAAGAGATCTATCTGAAAGTGCTCCAATACTTGCTGAGCAGTACCGTGATTGGATAAAAATACTTCAATCACACACAAGGGAATGGCCAGATGGCCTTCAGGAGGAAATAAATAAAGGGATAATCGCCTTTGAAAATAAATTAGATTCGCTTTTGTCGGTTATTGTTGATATACTGCTAAGCTTTCTAAACTCTGCAATACTTATCGTGATTATTCCGTTTATTGCTTTTTATATGCTAAAGGATTTTCACTTAATGAAACGAGCTGCTTGGTATATGACGCCAAAAAAATGGAGAAGAAAAGGGACTAAGTTTCTAAAGGATGTTGACGAATCCCTTGGCGGTTATATCAGGGGGCAGCTGTTAGTTTGTGTCATCATCGGAACGGTGTCTGCTATTTTATTTTGGATATTCGACTTGAAGTATCCGTTAATTTTAGGGTTAGTTATCGCCATTACGAATGTGATTCCCTATTTTGGTCCAATAATTGGCGCTGTACCAGCAATCGTTATCGCTGCAACGACTTCAGGGAAAATGGTCTTCATTACCATTGCCATTGTTTTTGGGCTCCAATTTATTGAAGGGAATATATTATCCCCCTATATTGTCGGGAAAAGTCTGCACATGCATCCGTTAATAATCATGGCTGCATTAACCGGAGGTGGAGAGATTGGAGGAATCATTGGAATGATTTTGGCGGTTCCAACGCTAGCTATTCTTAAAGTAGGTATTATTCATGCGAAAAATCACCTTTCCCATATTAATACTGAGTAG
- a CDS encoding ABC transporter ATP-binding protein, translating to MESIIVLKDVTKVIKGRKIIDNISFEVNKGEVFGFLGPNGAGKTTTIRMIVGLMGITSGDITIAGSSIKTKFEDAVRHVGAIVENPEMYKFLTGYQNLIHFARMSKGITKEKIDEVVKLVGLTSRINDKVKTYSLGMRQRLGVAQCLLHDPDILILDEPTNGLDPAGIREIRDYIRLLAREKKMAVIVSSHMLSEMEMMCDRIGIIQDGRLIDVQLVHDFVQGHEATFEFEVTPSETALSLLQSNFPNVSVTSSRNGITVTLAKEEIPQIVNMFVEGGIKLYGIKEVAKTLEDRFLEVTSDKGAGKRA from the coding sequence TTGGAATCTATCATAGTACTCAAGGATGTCACCAAAGTAATTAAAGGGCGAAAGATCATTGATAATATCAGCTTTGAGGTGAATAAAGGAGAGGTCTTTGGCTTTCTTGGTCCAAATGGTGCGGGAAAAACTACGACCATTCGGATGATTGTCGGTTTAATGGGTATTACCTCTGGGGATATTACCATCGCTGGTTCAAGTATAAAAACAAAATTCGAGGATGCGGTTAGACATGTTGGTGCAATTGTCGAAAATCCGGAAATGTATAAATTTCTTACCGGGTACCAAAATCTCATTCATTTTGCGAGAATGTCTAAAGGAATTACAAAAGAAAAAATTGATGAAGTTGTTAAACTTGTTGGATTAACGAGTCGCATTAACGACAAGGTTAAAACGTACTCACTGGGTATGCGTCAAAGATTAGGTGTAGCGCAATGCCTTTTACATGATCCAGATATATTAATATTGGACGAGCCGACAAATGGTTTGGATCCAGCTGGAATCAGAGAAATTCGTGACTACATCCGTTTACTTGCAAGAGAGAAAAAGATGGCGGTTATTGTTTCAAGTCATATGCTGTCAGAAATGGAAATGATGTGTGATAGAATTGGAATTATTCAGGATGGTCGCCTTATTGATGTACAGCTTGTACATGATTTTGTTCAAGGCCATGAAGCAACCTTCGAGTTTGAGGTCACCCCTAGTGAAACCGCACTCTCGCTTCTGCAATCCAACTTCCCGAATGTATCTGTCACTAGTTCAAGAAATGGGATAACGGTCACACTCGCAAAAGAAGAAATACCTCAAATCGTAAATATGTTCGTCGAAGGCGGAATAAAACTTTATGGAATAAAAGAAGTAGCAAAAACACTAGAAGATCGCTTCCTTGAAGTGACGTCAGATAAGGGGGCGGGCAAACGTGCTTAA
- a CDS encoding replication-associated recombination protein A, whose protein sequence is MQQKPLAFRMRPRTIDEVVGQQHLVAEDKIIARMVKAKQLTSMILYGPPGIGKTSIASAIAGSTKYAFRTLNAVTNNKKDMEIVAAEAKMSGKVILLLDEVHRLDKGKQDFLLPYLENGMITLIGATTSNPYHAINPAIRSRCQIFELKPLSAEEIKTALLRAIEDPERGYGRLRVKISEEALNHFAQASNGDVRSSLNALELAILSTDTADNEVIPIDLQTAEECMQKKSYGSDRDGDGHYDVLSAFQKSIRGSDVNAALHYLGRLIEAGDLQSISRRLLVIAYEDIGLASPQAGARTLAAIETSERIGFPEARIPLANAVIELCLSPKSNSAVIAISEALADIQKGNIGEIPDHLRDAHYKGAKELGRGIGYLYPHDYEAGWVPQQYLPNKLRSKQYYHPKKTGKFEQALANVYGKLTRKK, encoded by the coding sequence ATGCAACAAAAACCGCTTGCATTCCGTATGCGCCCTAGAACAATTGATGAAGTTGTCGGCCAGCAGCATTTGGTGGCCGAGGATAAAATAATTGCCCGGATGGTGAAGGCCAAACAGCTAACATCAATGATTTTATATGGCCCGCCCGGTATCGGTAAAACCTCAATTGCGAGTGCTATTGCCGGAAGTACGAAGTATGCTTTTCGTACCCTTAACGCTGTCACAAATAATAAAAAGGACATGGAAATTGTTGCCGCTGAGGCAAAAATGTCTGGAAAGGTGATACTACTCCTCGACGAGGTCCACCGTCTTGATAAAGGGAAACAGGATTTCTTACTCCCTTACCTAGAAAATGGGATGATTACGTTAATAGGAGCGACAACCAGCAACCCCTATCATGCAATTAATCCTGCTATTCGAAGCCGCTGTCAGATATTTGAACTCAAACCGTTGTCGGCTGAGGAGATAAAGACCGCTCTCCTGCGTGCAATTGAAGATCCAGAGCGAGGATACGGCCGCTTGAGAGTAAAAATTTCGGAGGAGGCATTAAATCATTTTGCCCAAGCTTCGAACGGTGACGTAAGAAGCTCGTTAAATGCACTTGAGCTAGCGATTCTTTCGACAGATACGGCAGATAATGAAGTCATTCCTATTGATTTACAAACGGCTGAGGAATGCATGCAAAAGAAAAGCTATGGTTCTGATAGGGATGGTGATGGTCATTATGATGTGCTATCCGCCTTTCAAAAATCAATCCGCGGCAGTGACGTAAATGCTGCGCTCCATTACCTAGGAAGATTAATAGAAGCGGGCGATCTTCAAAGCATTAGCAGACGACTGCTTGTCATTGCTTATGAAGATATTGGACTCGCTAGCCCGCAAGCAGGAGCTCGTACGTTAGCAGCGATTGAAACCTCTGAACGAATTGGTTTTCCCGAAGCAAGAATTCCGCTTGCAAATGCAGTGATTGAGTTGTGCTTATCACCAAAATCAAACTCAGCAGTAATCGCCATTAGCGAAGCACTTGCAGATATCCAAAAGGGAAACATCGGTGAAATACCTGATCATTTACGCGATGCCCATTATAAAGGGGCCAAGGAGCTTGGTAGAGGAATTGGCTACTTATATCCTCATGATTACGAAGCAGGCTGGGTTCCACAACAGTATTTACCAAATAAGTTAAGAAGCAAACAATACTATCACCCTAAGAAAACCGGTAAATTTGAGCAGGCCTTGGCAAATGTTTACGGTAAATTAACGCGTAAAAAATAA
- a CDS encoding ATP-dependent RecD-like DNA helicase, whose amino-acid sequence MVKQDSLDLFEEQGKFVRGRHLVTIFHNEQNLYTVLRIRVEETNDQYEDKEAVITGYFPKIHEQETYTFFGEFKDHPKFGMQFQVQHFRKEIPQTKQGVITYLSSEMFKGIGKKTAESIVETLGENAISKILAQPSLLDSIPRLPPEKAKMLYDTLMDHQGLEQVMVALNQYGFGPQISMRIYQAYKDNTLEIIQKNPYKLVEDIEGIGFGRADELGYQLGISGSHPDRIKAACLYTLESESMQTGHVFIQAEDLLVQVKELLEGNKRDQIEFLEISNELIKLQEEGKVIGEEQRVYLPSLYFAEKGLVTSINRILEQKEYKEQFPESEFLLALGSLEERINVQYAPTQKEAIQTALMSPMLILTGGPGTGKTTVIKGIVELYAELHGCSLELKDYQKKDEPFPFLLAAPTGRAAKRMSESTGLPAVTIHRLLGFNGTEEFDHSEASPLEGKIIIVDETSMLDIWLANQLFRALPENIQVILVGDEDQLPSVGPGQVLKDLLMSERVPTVRLTDIYRQAEGSSIIELAHEIKKGLLPADITEKQKDRSFIRCSGAQIPQVVEKVALNAKTKGYTAKDIQVLAPMYRGPAGIDRLNVILQEIFNPNPDGTRKEIAFGDVKYRIGDKVLQLVNQPESNVFNGDIGEIVSIFYAKENTEKQDMVLISFEGNEVTYSKQDLNQITHAYCCSVHKSQGSEFPIVILPLTRSYYRMLRRNLIYTAITRSKQSLILCGEVDAFRMGVERADEQSRLTTLRQKLQETISLTQPNDDKEDIAIGTLSAEERLMQVNPMIGMENLTPYDFMANG is encoded by the coding sequence ATGGTAAAACAGGACTCACTCGATTTATTTGAAGAGCAAGGTAAGTTTGTGAGGGGAAGGCATCTGGTAACAATTTTTCATAATGAGCAAAATCTGTACACCGTATTACGAATCCGTGTGGAAGAAACGAATGATCAATATGAAGATAAAGAAGCAGTGATAACAGGCTATTTTCCTAAGATCCATGAACAGGAAACTTACACTTTCTTCGGCGAATTTAAAGACCATCCAAAATTTGGGATGCAGTTTCAAGTCCAACACTTTCGCAAAGAAATCCCACAGACAAAACAAGGCGTTATCACCTATTTATCAAGTGAGATGTTTAAAGGAATTGGGAAGAAGACAGCAGAAAGTATTGTTGAAACATTAGGTGAAAATGCTATTTCAAAAATTCTTGCGCAGCCATCTTTACTAGATTCGATTCCAAGGCTTCCTCCTGAAAAGGCGAAGATGCTCTATGATACCTTAATGGACCATCAAGGCCTCGAGCAGGTAATGGTCGCATTAAATCAGTATGGATTTGGTCCGCAAATATCAATGAGAATTTATCAGGCCTATAAGGACAACACACTTGAAATCATTCAAAAAAATCCCTACAAGCTTGTTGAGGATATCGAAGGAATAGGTTTTGGACGAGCTGATGAGCTTGGATATCAGCTCGGAATCTCAGGGAGTCATCCAGACCGGATTAAAGCAGCCTGCCTTTATACACTCGAGAGTGAAAGCATGCAGACGGGGCATGTTTTTATTCAAGCAGAGGATTTACTTGTACAGGTTAAAGAACTTCTTGAGGGGAATAAGAGAGATCAGATTGAGTTTTTAGAAATCTCTAACGAGCTAATTAAGCTTCAGGAAGAAGGCAAGGTAATTGGCGAAGAGCAAAGGGTATATTTACCTTCCTTGTATTTCGCTGAAAAAGGACTTGTTACAAGCATTAACCGCATTTTAGAGCAAAAGGAATATAAAGAACAATTTCCGGAATCAGAATTTCTACTTGCTTTAGGAAGCCTTGAAGAACGAATAAATGTTCAATATGCACCAACCCAAAAGGAAGCTATCCAAACAGCGTTAATGTCGCCAATGTTGATTTTAACTGGTGGTCCTGGAACAGGAAAAACTACTGTTATCAAAGGAATTGTTGAACTCTATGCTGAACTGCATGGCTGTTCATTAGAGCTCAAGGATTATCAGAAAAAAGATGAACCGTTTCCGTTTTTACTCGCTGCTCCAACAGGCAGGGCTGCAAAAAGAATGAGTGAATCGACAGGACTTCCTGCTGTCACAATCCATCGTTTACTCGGATTTAATGGGACAGAAGAATTTGACCATAGCGAAGCAAGTCCGCTAGAAGGGAAAATCATCATTGTTGATGAAACTTCTATGCTTGATATCTGGTTAGCAAATCAATTGTTTAGGGCACTGCCTGAAAACATTCAAGTAATCCTTGTTGGTGATGAAGACCAGTTGCCATCGGTAGGTCCTGGTCAAGTATTAAAGGACTTGTTAATGTCCGAACGTGTTCCGACGGTAAGATTAACCGATATTTACCGGCAAGCGGAAGGCTCATCTATCATTGAATTGGCACATGAAATTAAAAAGGGCTTATTACCTGCTGATATTACAGAAAAACAGAAGGATCGGTCTTTTATTAGATGTTCTGGAGCACAAATTCCTCAAGTGGTGGAAAAAGTAGCGTTAAACGCGAAAACGAAAGGATATACTGCAAAGGATATTCAGGTGCTGGCACCGATGTATAGAGGTCCAGCTGGCATTGACCGCTTAAATGTAATATTGCAGGAAATCTTTAATCCTAACCCTGATGGGACTCGGAAAGAAATTGCATTTGGTGATGTAAAATATCGCATAGGCGATAAGGTGCTCCAGTTAGTGAATCAGCCTGAAAGCAATGTCTTTAATGGTGACATCGGTGAGATTGTTTCGATTTTTTATGCTAAGGAAAATACCGAAAAACAAGACATGGTTCTGATTTCTTTTGAAGGAAATGAAGTAACCTATTCAAAACAGGATTTGAATCAAATCACTCATGCCTATTGCTGTTCTGTACATAAGTCCCAAGGCAGTGAATTTCCAATTGTTATCCTTCCGCTTACTAGAAGCTATTACCGAATGTTAAGGAGAAATCTTATTTATACAGCCATCACAAGAAGTAAACAATCATTAATTTTGTGCGGGGAAGTGGATGCTTTCCGAATGGGAGTGGAAAGGGCGGATGAGCAAAGTCGGCTAACGACACTACGCCAAAAGCTCCAGGAAACAATTTCACTCACCCAGCCAAATGATGACAAAGAGGATATTGCAATTGGTACTCTATCCGCTGAAGAGAGGTTGATGCAAGTTAATCCAATGATTGGCATGGAAAACCTTACACCTTATGATTTCATGGCAAATGGCTGA
- a CDS encoding cysteine desulfurase family protein, which produces MERIYLDHAATTPMHPSVVEKMMEAMANTFGNPSSIHSFGREARHSIDTAREELARSIGAKENEIIFTSGGTEADNMALFGVAEGYQHIGKHIITTKIEHHAVLHACQKLEKLGFEVTYLPVDETGKISLTDLSRELREDTILVSIMYGNNEVGTIQPISEIGQLLKDHQALFHTDAVQAYGIEGIDVNRCGIDLLSVSAHKINGPKGIGFLFSRDHVKLVPRSFGGDQERKRRAGTENLASIIGLHEAVRISGKMQTEKRSAFIEYKEIFIQQLTEQNIEFKLNGILEESLPHVLNLSFPGTNVEAMLVNLDLAGIAVSSGSACTAGSVKPSHVLVAMFGEESERLTNSIRYSFGYNTTKEQIIKAACETAKVVSRLKK; this is translated from the coding sequence ATGGAACGAATTTATCTCGACCATGCGGCTACAACACCGATGCATCCTAGCGTTGTTGAAAAAATGATGGAAGCGATGGCTAACACTTTTGGGAATCCTTCCAGTATTCATTCTTTTGGCAGGGAAGCACGTCACTCTATCGATACAGCTCGTGAAGAATTAGCACGCAGTATCGGTGCAAAGGAAAATGAGATTATTTTTACAAGCGGGGGAACAGAGGCCGATAATATGGCCTTATTTGGTGTCGCCGAAGGCTATCAGCATATAGGGAAACATATTATCACAACCAAAATAGAACATCACGCGGTGCTTCACGCCTGTCAGAAATTAGAAAAACTAGGCTTCGAGGTTACTTATTTACCGGTAGACGAAACAGGAAAAATTTCTCTTACAGATTTGAGCAGGGAATTAAGGGAAGATACGATTTTGGTGTCGATTATGTACGGTAATAATGAGGTGGGCACCATCCAGCCGATAAGTGAAATTGGCCAGCTTTTAAAGGACCATCAGGCACTGTTTCATACGGATGCTGTCCAAGCCTATGGTATCGAAGGAATTGATGTAAATCGTTGCGGCATTGATTTATTATCAGTATCCGCTCATAAAATTAATGGTCCAAAAGGAATAGGCTTCCTGTTTTCACGTGACCATGTTAAATTGGTCCCACGTTCTTTTGGTGGGGACCAAGAAAGAAAAAGGCGTGCCGGAACAGAAAATCTTGCCTCGATTATTGGCTTACATGAGGCAGTAAGGATTTCTGGGAAAATGCAAACCGAGAAGCGATCAGCTTTTATTGAATATAAAGAAATATTTATTCAGCAGCTAACGGAACAAAATATTGAATTCAAATTAAACGGAATACTTGAAGAATCCTTACCCCATGTATTAAACTTAAGCTTTCCGGGAACAAACGTTGAGGCTATGCTTGTTAATCTTGATTTAGCTGGTATTGCTGTTTCAAGTGGTTCCGCCTGTACTGCTGGCTCCGTTAAACCTTCACATGTCCTTGTTGCCATGTTTGGTGAGGAATCAGAACGTTTGACCAATTCGATTCGTTATAGCTTTGGCTATAACACAACGAAGGAACAGATTATTAAGGCGGCTTGCGAAACAGCAAAGGTTGTTTCTCGTCTGAAAAAATAA